One Archangium violaceum genomic window, TACTTGAGGAAGAACTCCGCCCAGCTCTTGCAGTCGAAGTCGGCGGCCCAGGGCGGCAGCGACCTGCCCTTCACCCGGCGGAAGAGCTCTCCGCTCTCGAAGGGGCGCATCACCAGCACCGCGGTGCCGTGCTCGGCGGCCGCAGGCAGCAGCCGCTCCTCCGCGTCGCGCATGGCGATGGAGTAGGGCAACTGAACGAAGTCCAGCGACTCCTCGCGGATGAGCTTCTCCAGGTCGTCGAAGGCACCGCGCAGGTAGTGGGTGACGCCGAGGTAGCGGATGCGCCCGGCCTTCTTCCACTCGCGCAGGGTGGCCAGGTGGGTGCGCACGTCCACGAGGTTGTGCACCTGCATCAGATCCAACTGCCCGTGGCCCATCTTGCGCAGCGAATCACGCATCTGCTCCACGCCGGCCTCGCGGCCACTGGTCCACACCTTGGTGGCGAGGAAGGGTGTGCGCTCCTCGCCGAGCTCCCGGAGCAGGTCCCCCACCACCGTCTCCGCCCGGCCGTACATGGGCGAGGAGTCGATGACCCGGGCTCCGGCCGCGAGGAAGCGCTTCAACACCTCCTTCTGGTCCTTGCGGTCGCCAGGGGAGGGCCCCACGTCGAATGTCTGCCAGGTCCCGAGCCCGATGACGGGCAGCTTCTCACCGCTCTTCGGAATGGTGCGCGTCAGCATGCACCCGAAAGTAGCAGGTGACACCTCCGCGTCACCCGGGTGTTCCAGTCGCCGAAAGGTTCATTACAAAGAGGGTTCCGCGATGAATCGCACGGTCTCGGTGTATGCAGGTGTCATGGCGGCGATGGTGTCGTTCTCCGCGGGTGCCCAGGAGCCGGCCCCCGAGGCCCCCCTGCCGCCCGCCCCGGCCGAGGTCTACAAGCCCGTCAACCTCTCCATCCTGAGCGGTCTCAGCACCAACGGGTTCTCGAGCGGTAACGTGGTGAACAGTCTCTCGCTCGGCCTGCTCACCACGAATGCGGGGCGGGTGGACGGCCTGGCCATGGCCATGGTGGGCAACTGGATGGAGCGGGAGTCGAGCGGGGCCGCGCTGGCGATGGTCGCCAACTACGCTGGCCAGGTGAAGGGCGTGCAGATGGCGCTGGGCGTGAACGTGGCGGGTGGCTCCATGCGGGGCTGGCAGACGTCGCTGGGCGCCAACGTGGCCGCTGGGGAGATGGTGGGCGCGCAGCTCTCCACGGGTGTCAACATCGCGGCGGGAGAGACCCGGGGGCTCCAGGCCGCGGTGGGACTCAACATCGCCCAGGACATGGTGGGCGTGCAGACGTCGCCGGGCCTGAGCATCGCGAGCCGCCTCGAGGGGGCCCAGATTTCCATCCTCAACATCGGTGGGGACGTGAGCGGCGCGCAGGTGGGCATCATCAACGTCGCGCGGCGGATGAAGGGGCTGCAGCTCGGCCTCCTCAACGTGGCGGGCGAGGCGGAGGGCGCCAATATCGGCATCCTGAGCTTCGTGGGCAACGGCCAGCACCACGTGCAGGCCTGGGTGAGTGAGATGGCCATGGCGAACGTGGCGCTGAAGCTCGGCGGCAAGTACTTTCACACGCTGCTGACCGTGGGCATGCGGCCCCCCCACGCTGGCGAGCCGCGCCTCTGGGCGACGGGTCTCGGCTTCGGCGGCCATATCCCCGTCGGTCTCTTCTTCGTCGACCTGGACGCGCTGGCCAGCTCCATGCGCGAGGGCTCGTTCATCGACTCCGGCCACAACCTGCTAGGCCAATTGCGTCTGGTGGCCGGCTTCCAGCCGTTCAAGCACTTCGCCATCTTCGGCGGCGTGACGGCCAACACCCTCGTCACCTGGCAGGGCGAGGCTCCGTCGGGAACGGACCGCTTCAAGCAGGGCCGGATCTACTACTCGGATGACGTCCGCGTGCAGGTGTGGCCGGGGCTCGTCGCCGGCATTCAGATCTGAGCCGCGAGAGGCT contains:
- a CDS encoding aldo/keto reductase, with product MLTRTIPKSGEKLPVIGLGTWQTFDVGPSPGDRKDQKEVLKRFLAAGARVIDSSPMYGRAETVVGDLLRELGEERTPFLATKVWTSGREAGVEQMRDSLRKMGHGQLDLMQVHNLVDVRTHLATLREWKKAGRIRYLGVTHYLRGAFDDLEKLIREESLDFVQLPYSIAMRDAEERLLPAAAEHGTAVLVMRPFESGELFRRVKGRSLPPWAADFDCKSWAEFFLKYILGHPAVTCPIPATSNPRHLEDNLRAGTGRLPDTKTRARMVELLGL
- a CDS encoding LA_2272 family surface repeat-containing protein yields the protein MNRTVSVYAGVMAAMVSFSAGAQEPAPEAPLPPAPAEVYKPVNLSILSGLSTNGFSSGNVVNSLSLGLLTTNAGRVDGLAMAMVGNWMERESSGAALAMVANYAGQVKGVQMALGVNVAGGSMRGWQTSLGANVAAGEMVGAQLSTGVNIAAGETRGLQAAVGLNIAQDMVGVQTSPGLSIASRLEGAQISILNIGGDVSGAQVGIINVARRMKGLQLGLLNVAGEAEGANIGILSFVGNGQHHVQAWVSEMAMANVALKLGGKYFHTLLTVGMRPPHAGEPRLWATGLGFGGHIPVGLFFVDLDALASSMREGSFIDSGHNLLGQLRLVAGFQPFKHFAIFGGVTANTLVTWQGEAPSGTDRFKQGRIYYSDDVRVQVWPGLVAGIQI